The following are from one region of the Jeongeupia sp. USM3 genome:
- a CDS encoding hemolysin family protein, which translates to MDPALSQFLMLAGALLLVLLNGFFVAAEFSLVKLRPTRVKAIAKAVGFRGRMLARVHLDLDAYLSACQLGITLASLGLGWVGEPVFAALLAPVFAWLGVGNPALVHTVSFVFAFSAISYLHIVVGELAPKSMAIRMAEKVGLWTAAPLFAFYWAMYPAIWLLNHSAFWVLRLLRLDVGHGHDSHYSAEELKLILRTSSRDAVDRDALRVLAHSLDFGKLTVADLMRPFSEAVTLRFDDPWARQLATIRAHRFSRYPVVGDDDHVLGMVHVKDLLLLSNEEDEPDLDAHLRPALRVNEDMPAEELLRRFRGGAVHFAVIGAKGEAPYGFITLDNLLGVLVGEIRDEFRQTHNDWLWLDDGSLIGKGSLPLFTLSRALGIDVDSPEVESVGGLIQEKLGRLPEEGERLSFDGFDVVVKRMHGPRIVSVRVMPDR; encoded by the coding sequence ATGGACCCTGCGCTTAGTCAGTTCCTCATGCTCGCCGGCGCGCTGCTGCTGGTGCTGCTCAACGGCTTCTTCGTCGCCGCCGAATTCAGTCTCGTCAAACTGCGCCCGACCCGGGTCAAGGCCATCGCCAAGGCCGTCGGATTCCGCGGCCGCATGCTCGCCCGGGTCCACCTCGATCTCGACGCCTACCTGTCCGCCTGCCAGCTCGGCATCACGCTCGCGTCGCTGGGGCTGGGCTGGGTCGGCGAACCGGTGTTCGCCGCGCTGCTGGCGCCGGTGTTCGCCTGGCTTGGCGTCGGCAATCCGGCGCTGGTCCATACGGTGTCGTTCGTCTTCGCATTCAGCGCGATTTCCTACCTGCACATCGTCGTTGGCGAGCTGGCGCCGAAGTCGATGGCGATCCGGATGGCCGAAAAGGTCGGCCTGTGGACCGCCGCACCGCTGTTCGCGTTCTACTGGGCCATGTACCCGGCGATCTGGCTGCTCAACCACAGTGCGTTCTGGGTGCTCAGGCTGTTGCGCCTCGACGTCGGCCACGGCCACGACAGCCATTATTCGGCCGAAGAACTCAAGCTGATCCTGCGCACGAGCAGCCGCGATGCGGTCGACCGCGATGCGCTGCGCGTGCTCGCGCATTCGCTCGACTTCGGCAAGCTCACCGTCGCCGACTTGATGCGGCCGTTTTCCGAGGCGGTGACGCTGCGCTTCGACGATCCGTGGGCCAGGCAGCTCGCCACGATCCGTGCCCACCGCTTCAGCCGCTATCCGGTCGTCGGCGACGACGACCACGTGCTCGGCATGGTCCATGTCAAGGATCTGCTGCTGCTGAGCAACGAAGAGGACGAGCCGGATCTCGATGCCCATCTGCGTCCGGCACTGCGCGTCAACGAGGACATGCCGGCCGAAGAGCTGCTGCGGCGCTTTCGCGGTGGCGCGGTGCACTTCGCGGTCATCGGCGCCAAGGGCGAGGCGCCGTACGGCTTCATCACGCTCGACAACCTGCTCGGCGTGCTGGTCGGCGAAATCCGCGACGAGTTCCGCCAGACGCACAACGACTGGCTCTGGCTCGACGACGGCAGCCTGATCGGCAAGGGCTCGCTGCCGCTGTTCACGCTGTCGCGCGCGCTCGGCATCGACGTCGACAGCCCCGAGGTCGAATCGGTCGGCGGGCTGATCCAGGAAAAGCTCGGCCGCCTGCCCGAGGAAGGCGAGCGCCTGTCGTTCGACGGCTTCGACGTCGTGGTCAAGCGCATGCACGGGCCGCGCATCGTCAGCGTGCGGGTGATGCCGGATCGATAG
- a CDS encoding tannase/feruloyl esterase family alpha/beta hydrolase, whose protein sequence is MQFKYPKIAILALLLTGCASQSPRATLQPDKQACGALQGWQLAAKDIGLPTSGARVDSADWQAIPGEQGEFCRIQGQVLPVDPAAPAILFDLGLPAAWNGKSLHLGGGGYNGTVIVATGNVPAPPLDTPSPLARGYAVFGSDSGHEAAPPYSDASATRSLDGRFMQNDEALRNFAGDALKKTRDTATALQLAFYGKAPAQRYFAGGSTGGREALAVVQRWPDDYDGAISAYPAWNAATLDLAFGRIARALARPGAYLDPAAQGMLYQAQIDACDADDGVRDGLISRPEACRFTPIKLRCAKGKTTQCLTDAQIAAVTTMATPLTLRYPVASGEKGYPGFNVLSGADLRGFLGWNTEAPTSPGRFGQPYLSQFWDQWVRYAVTRDPAYDALALDPAQPGPWTARISALTGIQDVNRTDLSRFAGRGGKLIVLHGAADALVSTRATIDYMGRVRATMGDDATTAFSRFYVVPGYGHVAGAFMASWDSLAALDRWVVDGVAPARQVVADANVATKGRTRPLCEHPAWPRYRGGDVGAAASFECVVTR, encoded by the coding sequence ATGCAGTTCAAATACCCGAAAATCGCCATCCTGGCCTTGCTGCTGACGGGGTGCGCCAGCCAGTCTCCGCGTGCGACGCTCCAGCCGGACAAGCAGGCTTGCGGGGCCCTGCAGGGCTGGCAGCTCGCAGCAAAGGACATCGGCCTGCCGACCAGCGGCGCCAGGGTCGACAGTGCGGACTGGCAGGCCATCCCGGGCGAGCAGGGCGAGTTCTGCCGGATACAGGGGCAGGTGCTGCCGGTCGACCCGGCCGCGCCGGCCATCCTTTTCGACCTGGGCCTGCCGGCGGCGTGGAACGGCAAGTCGCTGCATCTGGGCGGCGGCGGCTACAACGGCACCGTGATCGTCGCAACCGGCAACGTACCGGCGCCGCCGCTCGATACGCCGTCGCCGCTGGCGCGCGGCTACGCGGTGTTCGGCAGCGACAGCGGCCATGAGGCCGCACCGCCGTACTCCGACGCCTCGGCGACGCGCTCGCTCGACGGCCGCTTCATGCAGAACGACGAGGCGCTGCGCAACTTCGCCGGCGACGCGCTGAAGAAAACCCGCGACACCGCGACGGCGCTGCAGCTTGCGTTCTATGGCAAGGCACCGGCGCAGCGCTATTTCGCCGGCGGCTCGACCGGCGGGCGCGAGGCGCTCGCCGTCGTGCAGCGCTGGCCCGACGATTACGACGGTGCGATCTCGGCCTACCCGGCGTGGAACGCGGCAACGCTCGACCTCGCTTTCGGGCGCATCGCCCGGGCGCTGGCACGCCCCGGCGCCTATCTCGATCCGGCCGCGCAGGGCATGCTGTACCAGGCCCAGATCGACGCATGCGATGCCGACGACGGCGTGCGCGACGGCCTGATCAGCCGGCCCGAGGCCTGCCGCTTCACGCCGATCAAGCTACGTTGCGCAAAGGGCAAGACCACGCAATGCCTGACCGATGCGCAGATCGCCGCAGTGACGACGATGGCCACACCGCTCACGCTGCGCTATCCGGTCGCGAGCGGCGAGAAGGGCTATCCGGGTTTCAACGTCCTCAGTGGCGCCGACCTGCGCGGCTTTCTCGGCTGGAACACGGAGGCGCCGACCAGCCCGGGCCGGTTCGGCCAGCCGTACCTGTCGCAATTCTGGGACCAGTGGGTGCGGTATGCGGTGACGCGCGACCCGGCCTACGATGCGCTGGCGCTCGACCCGGCGCAGCCCGGGCCGTGGACGGCGAGGATCAGTGCGCTGACCGGGATTCAGGATGTCAACAGGACCGACCTGAGCCGCTTTGCCGGACGCGGCGGCAAGCTGATCGTATTGCATGGCGCGGCCGATGCGCTGGTCAGCACCCGGGCGACGATCGACTACATGGGCCGGGTGCGGGCGACGATGGGCGACGATGCAACGACGGCGTTCTCGCGCTTTTACGTGGTCCCCGGCTACGGCCATGTCGCTGGCGCGTTCATGGCGTCGTGGGATTCGCTGGCGGCGCTCGATCGCTGGGTCGTCGACGGCGTGGCGCCGGCACGGCAGGTCGTCG